GGTAGGAATTGTGGCTTTGGCGTTTACTTTTATTATTCAACGCGAATTTAAAAGTCCGAATACGCGTAAATTTGATTATATTGGATTTATTTCTGCCATTATTTTCTTGCCTGTGCTTTTGTATGCGCTTGCCGAAGGAAATGCAACTACAAACTCTGAAGGATGGGGCGCGCCTTACATATTGGCTTGTTTTGCTATATCTATTGTGGCATTTGCCATATTTCTTACCCGCGAATTAACCACTGATTATCCTTTGCTGGATTTGAAGTTGTTGAAAGATCATAATTTTGGTTTAGCCAATATTATTATGTTGATTTTCAGCTTAGGAATGTTTGGAAGTACATTCTTACTGCCTTTGTATTTGCAAAATTCAATGGGATATACGGCAACACAATCGGGGGCTATATTTCTTCCTGTGGGAATAATACAAGGAGCGATTGCTCCGTTGGTAGGAATATTNTCTGATAAAGTAAATGCAAAAACTCCCATTTTTATTGGAATNTCATTGCTTGTANTTAGTTTTTTACTTAATTCAAACTTATCGTTTCTTACCGAAAACTCTTTTATAATGACTTCGCTCTANCTTAGAGGNTTTGGTATGGGGATGATTTTTACTCCGCTTAGCACTATGTCTTTNGCTACTTTACCTAAAGAAAAAATGGCGCAAGCNTCGGGTATTACNAATACTGTCAGACAAATTGGCGGAAGTTTGGGAGTGGCNATTTTAAGTACTTTGCTTACTGCAAGAGTTAATTTTCACNCACAGGTTTTTGGTGAAGGTATTCAAAATAATTCCCAAATGTTTCAGAATACTATAAAAAACCTTACTTATTTTATTCANCATCAGGCAGGNGGCTCNTTTTCTACNGCANTGAAACAAGCACAATCTGTTTTAATGTCGAATNTAAGTGCGCAAGCGTTTATACAAGGTGTTAATGACGATTTTCTGGTAGCTGCTTGCATTACGGNGCTAACGATATTACCGATATTGAAAATGCGTTCGAAAAAGAAAGCTGTTGAATATCANATAAAACATCANCCAAAACATTAGAAATAACATATAATAAATTAATTATGAATAAAATAAATAAAAGAATAATCAATATTTTTCTTCTTTCAATATTTACCACAAGTATNTTTGCTCAAGAAGTAAAACAAGATTCATTATCTCTTTCAGATGTTCTGAATAAGGTGATGGAAACGTATCCGGCATTGAAGAAAGCGAACAATGATTTACAGGCNGCAGATGCCAAAATATCGTTGACAAAAACCGCATATTTACCGGACGTAAATGTTTCCGGCTCTTATTCGCATTTAGGACCTACTTCTAAAATTTCGATACCAGGAATGGGGACGTTTCAGCTTTATCCTGCCGATAATTATTCCGCTGCGCTGAATGTGAACGAAAATATCTATGATTTTGGTCGTACGAGTAAAACTCTGGCTTTAGATCAAAAGAACAAGGATATGGTTTTGTTGCAAACCGAACAGATAAAACAGCGTTTGACAGCTGTTGTAATGAACTTTTTTTATAATATCGGTTTTATTCAGGAAGCCATAAAAATAAAAGATGAACAACTTAGTATGCTGAACGAACATTTAAATTTTGTACAGAAAAAAGCGGCGACAGGTTCAGCAACTCAATATGAGATTTTGGCGACTAAAGTGAAGATTTCCGGTGTGGAAAATCAAAAAACCGATTTACTTACCGCTCTTGAGGTACAGACAGAGCAGTTAAACACGTATTTGGGAAATCCTACCGACACACATTTGAGTGTAAAAAGCGATATCCAACCGGTACAAATTCTTTCACCAAAAGAAACTTTGCTGAGCGAAGCATTTGAAAATCGTATTGAAATGAAGATATCAAAACAAAAAGAGGAGATTTCAAAATCAAAATTAAATTTGGTAGGTGTGCAAAATAATCCGTCAATTAACTTATTTGGTTCGGGTGGTTATAAAAATGGTTATATTCCAAATTTATCGACTCCAAAAGCAAATTATGTGGCAGGTATAAACGTAAAAATACCTATATTTGACGCTAACAGAAATAAATACACCAAAATTCAAGTGAAATCAGAAATGGCTAATAACGAACAAGATACCGAACTTGCCCGCAAAACCATTATCAACGAAGTAATTGAAAGTCGCGCAAATGCAGAAGCGGCAATAAAAAAAGTAAATCAATCCGAATTGCAACTGCAACAAGCTCAGGAAGCAAGTAAAATGGCTGAAATCAGTTACAAAGCTGGTTCCATCACCAATTTGGATTTGATGGATAGTTACACAAGCATTTCCGAAAGTAAATTGGCATTGTTCAAAACCAAATTGGATTACACAATAAATATTGAAAAACTCAAATTAGCTTTAGGAGAGAAGATTTACTAAAAAATAAAAAATTACGAGAAAGGCATATCTGAAAAGATGTGTCTTTTTTTATTCTCCAAAATCCCTTACCTTTGTATTATATTCATCAGTGAGCTAAAAGTAAAAGATGATAATTCATAATTCGTAATTAAATGATAATTTCATTTCTTTCCAAAATACTAAATTTACCCCAAAAATACGTTTCCAATGCTGTTAAATTGATTGACGACGGCGCAACTATTCCTTTTATAAGCCGTTACCGAAAAGAAGCCACAAACGGTATGGATGAAGTTCAACTCGGCACATTAAAAGAGGAGTATGAAAAACTGTTATCGTTAATAAAACGTAAAGAAACGATTTTGAAATCTATCGGAGAACAGGAAAAACTTACTCCGGAATTAAAAGAAAGAATAGAAAATTGCTGGAATTCCACGGAGTTGGAAGATATTTATCTGCCTTACAAACCTAAAAAACGTACACGAGCCGAAATTGCCCGTGAAAAAGGATTGGAACCGTTGGCAAAAATTCTGATGGCGCAAAAAACGGCGAATGTGACGCAATCTGCTAAACAGTTTATCAATAAAGATGTGGCTGATGAAGAAGAAGCGTTGAAAGGAGCGCGCGATATTATTGCAGAGTGGATAAATGAAAGCGAAGCGGCGCGAAACGCGGTTCGTAATGTATTTAAGTACGAGGCGGTTATCACTTCAAAATTAATAAAAGGAAAAGAGGAAGAAGCACAAAAATTCCGCGATTATTTTGATTGTTCGGAAAAATTGTCGCGCATTTCCTCTCATCGTTTGCTCGCAATGCGCAGGGGGGAAACAGAAGAGTTTTTGCGCGTAAATATTTCTGCCGATGATGAAAAATGTCTCGACAAACTTTGCAATATCTTTCTGAAAGCCGATAATGATTGTGCTTATCAGGTGGAACTTGCAGTGGAAGACAGTTTCAAACGACTTTTGAAACCTTCCATCGAAACCGAATTTGCTTCCGAAAGCAAACAAAAAGCCGATACGGAAGCCATTCGTGTATTTGCTGAGAATTTGCGTCAATTGCTTTTAGCGCCTCCGTTGGGACAAAAACGTGTGATGGGAATTGATCCCGGATTTCGCACGGGTTGCAAAGTAGTTTGCCTCGATGCGCAAGGAAATTTACTCCACAATGAAAATATTTATCCGCATCCGCCGGTAAATGAATATTCGCAAGCTCAACGCAAAGTGCAAAAAATGGTGGAAGCGTATAATATAGAAGCGATTGCCATTGGAAACGGAACGGCAAGTCGTGAAACGGAACATTTTATTCAAAACACCCGTTACGACCGCAAAGTACAGGTTTTTGTGGTGAGTGAAAACGGCGCTTCAATTTATTCAGCATCTAAAATTGCTCGCGAAGAATTTCCAGAATACGATGTTACGGTACGTGGAGCGGTTTCCATTGGCAGAAGATTGATGGATCCGTTGGCGGAATTGGTAAAAATCGACCCGAAATCGATTGGAGTTGGTCAATATCAGCACGATGTGGATCAAACTCAATTGAAAACAGCTTTGGATCAAACGGTAGAAAATGCGGTAAACAGAGTAGGGGTGAACCTGAACACAGCAAGTAAACATTTGTTGACTTATATTTCGGGACTTGGACCGCAATTGGCACAAAATATTATAGATTATCGTGCTGAAAACGGTGCGTTTACTTCCCGAAAGGAATTGATGAAAGTCTCAAAAATGGGAGCAAAAACTTTTGAACAATGCGCGGGATTTTTACGGATTCCGAACGCAGAAAATCCGTTGGATAATTCCGCTGTGCATCCTGAAAGTTACGGCGTTGTAACAAAAATGGCGAAAGATTTGAAAAAAGATGTAAAGGAATTAATTGGAAACAAGGAACTTAAATTAACTTTGAATTTACCGGATTACGTTACGGATAAAGTTGGTTTACCCACGTTGAACGATATTTTAGAGGAATTGGAAAAACCCGGACGCGATCCGCGTTCAAAAATTCAGGTATTGGAATTTGATGATAAGGTAAAAACCATCAATGATTTACAAGAAGGAATGGAATTGAACGGAATTATTACCAACGTAACTAATTTTGGCGCTTTTTGCGATATAGGAATAAAAGAAAACGGCTTAATTCACGTTTCAAATATGGCGGATAAATTTGTCAGCAATCCTGCCGAAATCGTTTCATTGCACCAACACGTCAAAGTACGTGTATTGGAAGTGGATTTGGAACGGAAAAGAATACAGTTGAAGTTGATACAATAAAGCCACCTAACCCTGTAAAAGGGTAATATTGTGTAAACTATTTGATTCTCATCTTCAAAAAATTAAAATAATATGAATTATTCAATAAATATAACTCATCTTCATTTAATCACTAGCAATTCCCTCTTCAGGGGGTTAGGGGGCAGGTATGGATATTAAAATTTCCCAAAATATCTATTCAGCTTGTCCTGAATTTGTAATTTCAGCAATTGAATGCAATGTGTTAAATTCGTTGGTTAATAGCGAATTATGGACTGAAATTGAAAGTTTTTGTTCGGAATTTAAGGAAGTGACAAAGATGGAGGAAATTAACAAACGATCAACCATTTTTGCAACTCGTGAAGCGTATAAAAAACTGGGAAAAGATCCCAATCGTTATCGTCCTTCGGCAGAAGCGCTTTGCAGGAGAATTCTTAAAGATATGCCGTTGTATAAAATAAATACATTAGTGGATGTAATAAACCTCGTTTCGTTAAAAACAGGATATTCCATTGGCGGATTTGATGTCGACAAAATTCAGGGAAATGTGCAACTTGGAGTAGGCGCCGCTAATGATGTGTTTGAAGGTATCGGACGCGGATTATTGAACATTGAAGGACTTCCTGTTTACAGAGATGAGAAAGGCGGCATTGGAACACCTACCAGCGATGAAGAAAGAACCAAGAT
The genomic region above belongs to uncultured Paludibacter sp. and contains:
- a CDS encoding Drug resistance transporter, EmrB/QacA subfamily, encoding MIENITVLHRIRRNTRTRNSYYHPRHRLYKWFVLGNIMLGTFMAVLDSTIVNVSLPKIMSSFGVGLSTIEWVITAYMLAMAAMLPTSGWLADKFGYKKMYFWGLFLFTFGSLLCGLSTNETTLIISRIIQGLGAGTVQPLGMAIITREFPPQQRGIAIGFWSIASAASVSFGPLIGGYLVDNFSWQLIFDVNVPVGIVALAFTFIIQREFKSPNTRKFDYIGFISAIIFLPVLLYALAEGNATTNSEGWGAPYILACFAISIVAFAIFLTRELTTDYPLLDLKLLKDHNFGLANIIMLIFSLGMFGSTFLLPLYLQNSMGYTATQSGAIFLPVGIIQGAIAPLVGIXSDKVNAKTPIFIGXSLLVXSFLLNSNLSFLTENSFIMTSLXLRGFGMGMIFTPLSTMSXATLPKEKMAQASGITNTVRQIGGSLGVAILSTLLTARVNFHXQVFGEGIQNNSQMFQNTIKNLTYFIXHQAGGSFSTAXKQAQSVLMSNXSAQAFIQGVNDDFLVAACITXLTILPILKMRSKKKAVEYXIKHXPKH
- a CDS encoding Outer membrane efflux protein; the encoded protein is MNKINKRIINIFLLSIFTTSXFAQEVKQDSLSLSDVLNKVMETYPALKKANNDLQAADAKISLTKTAYLPDVNVSGSYSHLGPTSKISIPGMGTFQLYPADNYSAALNVNENIYDFGRTSKTLALDQKNKDMVLLQTEQIKQRLTAVVMNFFYNIGFIQEAIKIKDEQLSMLNEHLNFVQKKAATGSATQYEILATKVKISGVENQKTDLLTALEVQTEQLNTYLGNPTDTHLSVKSDIQPVQILSPKETLLSEAFENRIEMKISKQKEEISKSKLNLVGVQNNPSINLFGSGGYKNGYIPNLSTPKANYVAGINVKIPIFDANRNKYTKIQVKSEMANNEQDTELARKTIINEVIESRANAEAAIKKVNQSELQLQQAQEASKMAEISYKAGSITNLDLMDSYTSISESKLALFKTKLDYTINIEKLKLALGEKIY
- the yhgF gene encoding Protein YhgF; its protein translation is MIISFLSKILNLPQKYVSNAVKLIDDGATIPFISRYRKEATNGMDEVQLGTLKEEYEKLLSLIKRKETILKSIGEQEKLTPELKERIENCWNSTELEDIYLPYKPKKRTRAEIAREKGLEPLAKILMAQKTANVTQSAKQFINKDVADEEEALKGARDIIAEWINESEAARNAVRNVFKYEAVITSKLIKGKEEEAQKFRDYFDCSEKLSRISSHRLLAMRRGETEEFLRVNISADDEKCLDKLCNIFLKADNDCAYQVELAVEDSFKRLLKPSIETEFASESKQKADTEAIRVFAENLRQLLLAPPLGQKRVMGIDPGFRTGCKVVCLDAQGNLLHNENIYPHPPVNEYSQAQRKVQKMVEAYNIEAIAIGNGTASRETEHFIQNTRYDRKVQVFVVSENGASIYSASKIAREEFPEYDVTVRGAVSIGRRLMDPLAELVKIDPKSIGVGQYQHDVDQTQLKTALDQTVENAVNRVGVNLNTASKHLLTYISGLGPQLAQNIIDYRAENGAFTSRKELMKVSKMGAKTFEQCAGFLRIPNAENPLDNSAVHPESYGVVTKMAKDLKKDVKELIGNKELKLTLNLPDYVTDKVGLPTLNDILEELEKPGRDPRSKIQVLEFDDKVKTINDLQEGMELNGIITNVTNFGAFCDIGIKENGLIHVSNMADKFVSNPAEIVSLHQHVKVRVLEVDLERKRIQLKLIQ
- a CDS encoding Phosphoenolpyruvate synthase, which produces MDIKISQNIYSACPEFVISAIECNVLNSLVNSELWTEIESFCSEFKEVTKMEEINKRSTIFATREAYKKLGKDPNRYRPSAEALCRRILKDMPLYKINTLVDVINLVSLKTGYSIGGFDVDKIQGNVQLGVGAANDVFEGIGRGLLNIEGLPVYRDEKGGIGTPTSDEERTKISLETTRLLMIINGYSGEKGVKEAAEYSIELLKKYAQATNISVQEIKK